The DNA window TGGTGGTCTGGGATGGTGTTCGACCAGGATCGGTTAAACATGTCCTCTCGTATCAACCTTTTAAATACGGCCCCGTCTCCGAAATTCACAGCAATGTGCTGTCAGCCTCAGCCAAACATGAAAGTCTCATGGGCAAACTGGTTCATGAGCGTATTGTCGACTCCATAATCTGCAACGAATTTTCTACTATTGCAGACAATGGAATTCATGTTTTCGTCGACATGTCCAACATCGTTATCGGCTTCCAGAAAGCCTTGAGAGCCAGATTTGGCATTGCCGAATCTTCAAGATTCGTACCACTTCCCCAAATGAATCTCCCTTTCTTCCACGAACTTCTTACCCGTGATCGCTACGCCGAATGGCTCAATGTAGGTTGTTCCATGCGTCCCGATCGAGGTGAGCCTCCCTTCATTCAAGAGCTGAAAGATCTTGGATATCGAGTCGACCTTCGTAGTCGTCGTGCTGAACAGTCTGGTTCTAACGACCACACCACTTTCGAGACTGGCGGTTTCCGCTATGTCGAGGATATGGTTGACGAAACACTTCAAATCCGAATTGGCGAATCTGTTATGCAGTATTTTGAGATGCCCGGCACACTTGTTATTGCCACTGGAGATGCCCGGCCGGCCAAATACTCGGATGGCTTTCTCGCGTATGCCCAACGCGCCCTGAAAATGGGCTGGAGTGTTGAGGTTGTATCCTGGAAAGCAAGTCTTTCGTCCGCGTGGAACGCACTCCTCAAGGATAACACCGTCGGTTCTCGGTTTCGAATCATTGAACTCGATCAGTTCGTTGACGAGCTCTGGGTCTGCTAAAATCATCCTGTCGCGGCTTCTTCTGAAATATGTCGAGCAGCTTGACAGGAATTTGATTGTGACGCCTGTTGAACAACACCTCATAAGGACAGAACAATACAAGATTTCTCACTTATGAGATGCTAATGGATCGGGAGCTTATGAATCGCTGATTTATGCGAGACTTTTACACTtgttttactttttactcaAACTCAAGCACTGGGTGTATTTGTTCACCACGGTGTGTGTGTTCTCTTTATGAGGGTTATCTTCATTTCTAGTGGTAGCCCCTATCCATCTTCACTTGATGGACCCCATTCTCCTTGATTTGGCTAATTTTCATCATGGATGGTATGTGGAGGAAAAATAACGACTTCAAGGGTCGTTACGGTGACTAGCATACATCGTTGCTCTACTGTCCGAGGATTGGTTTATAGCATTAGCCCGATACATCATGAGGGTTTAATGAGGAACGGATAAGGAACATGTGTTTTTAGTTATGTAGATGGCTTTCCATCCTTGGACaaatttatttatcttatgACGGGACACTATCAATCTTCGCAAAGTACCACAACAGTATATCCCCAGAGTTACAAATCATTAACAGGCATGGCACCATAATAAAAACACATTTCAATTCATACAAAATACTAGACACACGTCTTTTGAAGCTCTTGAAACAAGACAGCCAGGTGATATAACCAGGCAGTTGAAACCCCATAACAAGTAGACAATTCTCCTACATGCTCTTGCCAAGTACCAAACACGTATAGTCCTGCGATAACACAAGGTACTCGGCTTCCGTGGCCCTGAAACAATAATAACAAAAAGCATTATAGAAAGACACCAAACCGAACGATGTTTCACAACAAAAGCCGGGCTGTAAACCGTTCAAAGATACGAAGGCTTAGCTGACACAACAAATCTTCGAGCTCTACTCTACTCAGAAGTCGAATCCTTGCCGCCGATGCCCCAATACTGTTCAGCGTGGAAGGTTGCAGGTTCTGGCTTCTTCCAGTGGTCGTTGAAAGCAGAGAAAAGAATGAGGTCATCAGGGTGCTCGGAGAATGCTTCTCTGATAGCCTTGAGAGCTGATCCCTGTTGAGTCAATCCAGGAACAGCTTTACCATTACTATCACCCTTTGTAGGCCAGCCAGTTTCACAAACCACAACACGCTTGTCGCCGGATAGCTTCGACTTGACGACTTGGACGGTGTCGGAGAGCCACTTACCAGCACCATCAGCAGATGTGTGAGGGTCAAAGAAGGCATGGGCGTTGATTGCACAGTACTCGCTCTTTTCGCAAAGTTCCGGGTGCTCCTGAACAGCCACAAAAGTATCGACAGTCAGTACAGGGCCGTTGTATCCAGCGGCTTTGAGGATCGCACGAGCTTCGTCGACCGCGGCGAGGACCTGTGCAGGAGTGGCAGCGTTGTTGTTGACAAGTTCGTTTCCGACGCTGATGGTGTCTACGACGTCCCAGTCGCTACCGATAGCGTCAATGATCAACTGTGCTTCGCTTTGGACGTCGTTGATGTCCCAAATACCGAGGAACAGCTTCATGCCGTTGGCCTTGGCACATGGGTAGATCTTGGAAACTTGGTCACACTCGGTTCCGTAAATACGGAGGAGGGAGTAGGTGCCCGCAAGTTCAGAAATATCCTGCTTGATCTCATCTCCGCCCTTACACTGGTGATCACCACGATACGGAGCGTAGGAAATGCCTGGGGATTTAGAGCCTTCTGAGCCTCCGGAGCTGCCCGAGCCAGAAGAACCGCTTGGGCTGCAATTGACACATGGAAGTTTGGATCCGCTACCCTTGGGTGGTTTCGGGTCATCGGGTACAGGCACAGGTGTTCCTGGAAAGGTCGTCGTTCCAGTTGGGATAATGGGTGCTGGAGTGGCTGGAGCGACAACTTGGGTGTAAGTAGAAGCCGCAGTAAGTGTAATAGTGGTAACCCTACCACCGCATAAGTCAGTATTCCAGAAACGATATGGGAGTGGCGTACGGCTCTCGTCTAATAAGTGGTCGGCCTGCAGTTACGGTCAGTTTGGAGTTGTCGCTCGCCACGAGTGTACTTACCAACAgggacagcagcaacagccgCCGCCATAGCCACCGCCGAAGTGAAGAAACGCTTCATATTGATAATACTGATATTTCGGTCCGTAGGTAGAGTGTTTTAAAAAGAGTATCAGAGAGTGGACGAGCTACAAGAACGAGCTCAATATAGTTGTTATAAGGTAGATGATTCGAGAGAAAATGAGGGTATAAGTCGGGACTGAATAACCCGTTGTCAAAGAACGAAGACGAATCAGATAAAAGAGTGTCTGGAaggtaaaaagaagaagaataaaGAGTGAATAGTCTTAGGAAATTTAATGGAATTATAAAAGGTTGAAGAGTGaatggagaaaagaaaaaagggggggaggaagaggaagaagtgaTAGATATAAAGGTGAAGAGGGGAACCCAAAACAAGGAAAGAAGTGGCTACTACTAAACACTGGAAGATGAAAGAACGGCAAGTCAAGTACCTATATCTGGGACGAGACAGGAAGGACAGAACAACACCAGGCAACATGTGTGGTCTGAAGGAAGGAACAACTGGACGGTCTGCACCTGAACCACTGGGAAGCCCAAGTCTGAATCTATAAGAGACAAGAGAGAGACACTCTTCACCCTAATCGCTCCTTTCGGTCCCAAACCCCGTGAGAAATGCCTTGTTCATACCTAGGCCTTCGCATCCTTATCCTGCCATTCATCATTAGCCCTCGACAAGATTCCGAGACATACGCACGCAGACATTCGCTGACAACACACATCTCGACATCATATTTCATAGAAACTCCCGGGAGCATAACCTTAAAATCAATCAGAATAAGAGACCACGACGGTCTTGACTGTTTGGAATGAGTTACTTTCCTACCATACCGCGTAATCTCGAACCTCGTAATCTCCCCAGGAATGTAGTAACTGAGACACATCACAATCAAGTTACGAGCTGAAAAGGTTCCCGAGTTTCTCGTATTCCAGACTAGTTCATTATGAAAcacctctttctctctcttctgcATGCGCAGGTATTCTTGGCAATTCTTTCGTCAGATTAAATCATTTTTGTGATTTAGGCTTGCAGCATCAGCGTGACTTGGCAAGGGATGTCTGAGACAGGCAAAGCAACTCATTCACACATGTTCCAGATTCTTCTGCTTCCTCGCATAATTCATATCCTCGAAAACAGCGATCTGTTTCCTTTCCATTCATCCACCCCTTGACGATGACACCACACAAGCCAAAGACGATACGCTCAACACTTGCTATCAAAGCACAGCGGCTTCAACTACGGTGGTGAAACTCATTCAATGCCGGCGTAAAAAGCCGCATCTATTAATCATTAGCTTACTGAATGGCTACCTGCCAACATGTAGATTATCAGGTCCGTCTCCTCTATTAGCTTGCCTGGGATTCCATCCATAACCAACAGGTCTCAGAATAACCCGACTCCCTATCAACTGTGTTCGTAAATGCAACGCGAATAGAGCCACGTTTCTATTGTCATCAAAATTAACAACCTTCACGGCCCCTAATTTAAACTGTTTTGGTACTCGTCTTGCGGGTCATAACCTTGGTGATGGCATGTCGAATGGTAACACCAGCCTTCTCGATATCCTTCTTTGACAGCGCCGACGTAACGCAAATTCGCAGAGCAGGCTGAGCGAACCAGGCGCCATCTTTAGGTTTGACAGCGTGGGAATACGGTCTGGTCTTTGTCCTCGTGATCAAAACGCCATTGGCAAGTGTCTTTCTGCAAGTTAGTCTGTTGTTCTTGTTTTAGTCATGTCAGTCACAAAACGTACCTCTTCAACACAGTCACACAAAATTCGCTCCTGGTCTTCCAGTTCCAGCTTTCGTGCAGCGACAACTTCAGGCTTGAGGACAAGAAGCATGATAGGGTTCTCGGGGTCGCTAGGGCAGTAGATCCAGTCGCTACGGGGATCGAGTTGCGCCTTCATAGCCTTGATATTATCCCGTGACTGGGACAGGATGTCGGGGTTAGACTGAAGCAAGTTGAGTGTCTCGCTGGCAGTGACGGCCAACATGGCGGGGAGAGCGGCGGAGAAGGTGTAGGCGGAAGAGGTAATACGCTGGTGCTCAACGACATCTTTGGGACCGGCGCAGAAACCACCGCCGGCACAGAGGGGTCCAGCAAGAGAACCAATGATCATGTCAACCTGTTGAGGATCCACGTTCTGCGCCTCAGTTATACCACGGCCAGTGCGGCCAAGAACGCCAAAAGACCAAGTCTCATCCAGAATAACGCGGAACTTGTActtctccttgagctcaACTAGGCGGGGCAGATCGATAGAATCACCTGAAAGCTCAAAAAGACCCTCAGTCACAACGAAACGTCGAGTAAGCTTTTTGGCGTTGGCCTGCTCCTTAGCAACAGCTTTCATAACGTCTTGTAGATCGTCCATATCATTGTGTTCAAACCAGCGGATGGTGCTTCGTGATTGCTCAAGACCTTTACGAATGGAGAAGTTGACGTTTCGATcagcgatgatgacatcGCCACGCTTGCAAAAAGAGGGGATAACACTGGAGATGGTGCTAAAAGCCTGGGCGTAGACAATACAACCCTCAGTGCCCAGGTACGCGGCGATATCAGTTTCGGTCTTCATATGAACGTCCTGAGTGCCGTAGAACTGGGGAGGGCCACAGGGGCCAACACCGTAGGTGCGTAGGACCTGAATCGCCTTTTCCTTGATTTGGTCATTGCCATTGAAGTTGTAGAAGTTGTACGACGCGAGGTTGGTGACAGTTCGGCCATTAGCTAGCTTCGATTTAGGACCGGTTGGACTATTAGAAGACATTAGATGCTGATTCTGGTATAAAGGCCATCATGCTCACCCAACAAGGACGGGAAGGCGTTCAGTTTCGGTGGCTTCGAAAGCGGTCTGCTCCTCGACAAGAGGCTCAGGTTGCCAATCATCAATCAGCTCTTCGATTTCCTACAAGGTATCCAAAGTTAGCATCATGCTTCTGCAAACCCTTGTTGATTTGGTGGTGATCTTACGTCCTCCCTTAGCTTGACGTAGTTCTGCTTATGCGTCGAGTAGGATGGTGACAGGAGATAGCGGACAAAGAAGAGTAGCAGCACGGCCTCAATGGCGGATCGCACGGGGTCATTCTGATAACTCGACTTGATGTAGCGAAGGAACACAGCAGAGCCAGGCACCTTGTGGAAGTACACCGAGGCTTGCTCAATGATGTCGCCCAGTTTGGCTTGAAGGGTATCGAGTTCCATCGTCTTTTTTTAAATGTTGTTGTCGTCGGCCGCCTCGAATTTTACTATTTGTCTCGTATCGAATCGTATCGTGCTTCTGAATCGTCGGAGGGGCAACTTGGACTTTGTGGGTTGATGTCAGGAGAGTTAGAGtaaataggtaggtagtaatGGAGTTTTTGGGAAGTGAAGGCATGTCAATTAATTGCCTTGCCTGCATGGGGTTCGACAAAGGGGCCGCCAGGACCCTCCTGACGAGGTTAAAGCGAGTCAGGCTACCAAGAATGATTGACTGCACTGATTGGTCACAAGCATTCGTATCTTACAGGGGCGCGACGGGTACCTGAGCAGGAAGATGGGGCATCCACTCCAGTAATCGGATAGCCCGGAGACGTCTAGGGGGCACTGTGATACTCAAACACCCACATGCAACAGGTACTAAAGCGAGTTGTCACCTAGCGACACCTACAAATAATGGAATACAGTTACAAAACCATCCAGAGTACATACCTAGCTAGGTTAGTAGCATATTTGAGGCAACGTTGACTGGTTGAGAGTTATATCACTTGCTACAAAAGGATATCTGACCTGAGCCGGAAATTGAAAAGAATGAAAAAAGGCATTATTTGCATATAAGTCTAAGGTTTCTACCATGTGTTTCTTCCTTTCATTGTACACATTAgaatagttttttttttttttgataaaaaaaaaaggtgcGCCTTGGTGCCAATAAAACAGACCAGCCCGGTTCAGCCAGTGAATGGCAGGTCTAACTTTGAGTCGCCGACTTCTTCTctcctcctctcctctccttcCGCTTCTATAGAACGCAAAGTGTTTACGCACGCATCCACCTGTGGTAGGTACTGAGCTGAAAAGCAAAAACGAAAACGAAAACGAAACAACTAAAACTTGACATTTTAATAACTTGTTCTGTGCATAAAAACAGACCGCCAGGACACTGTCGGAGGGGTTTCCAAAAAAAGACAGGTCCTGTTCCCGTGATATTCGCTTAAAACAGCTTGATCTTGCCAGTCGCCGAGGCTGCGACACGCTTGCTGCCAGTCATAGTGAGGGCAGCGCCACTGTAGGTGGGATTCTTGATACCAGTGACCGAACTGTTTTTTGTGTTGTCATGTTCAAGATAGTTGGGCTGCACAAGACCCTCCAGAGGAATCATCTTCTCGATAGTCTTGCTGAGGCTTTCACCCATGAGTTTACCAACTACAGCAGGTCCAGCAACAAGAGCAATGAATACGACCAGGAGGGTAAAGTAGAGGATGGCATAACGGATCACACGTCTTCGTCTAAGCTTGGACTGTTTCATCGAGTAGATGGGAGGTCGAATTTGTCGGCTGAGAGCTGTTAGTATCATCGATGAAGACACGATTGGAAATACATACCTGGGACGGAGCCAGAACAACATCATCGAGTGAAGCATGTCAACCTTGGGGATCAAGATGACGGGCGCCATAAAGAAGAGTAGCCAGTGGCCCAAAACGAAATCGGCAGAGAACATGGACAGTTCAGTGATCTTGCAAAGGAACTCACGAGCAGGCTGAGAGATTGTGTGCCATCCCATCGAGTACCATTTCCCGCTCCAGAAGGCGATGTTAGAAGCGTCACCCTTGAACTCGCGGGTAAGGCATGTGGAAACAATCAACTTGACAAAGAAACGCTGGATCGAAATCACAGCAATCATGCCGGCCACAGTACGGGTGAAGTTGAAGCTCTCCAGAATGAACATACCCAGGAAAGAGATCAGGAGGAAAATTACTGCAGTAGCATGGGCAATAGCGGCGAGAACACTACCAAACTTCTTGCAACACATGCTGAGGAGAGGTCCCATACAACAGGCCATGCC is part of the Fusarium poae strain DAOMC 252244 chromosome 4, whole genome shotgun sequence genome and encodes:
- a CDS encoding hypothetical protein (SECRETED:SignalP(1-17)~CAZy:GH17) encodes the protein MKRFFTSAVAMAAAVAAVPVGRPLIRREPVTTITLTAASTYTQVVAPATPAPIIPTGTTTFPGTPVPVPDDPKPPKGSGSKLPCVNCSPSGSSGSGSSGGSEGSKSPGISYAPYRGDHQCKGGDEIKQDISELAGTYSLLRIYGTECDQVSKIYPCAKANGMKLFLGIWDINDVQSEAQLIIDAIGSDWDVVDTISVGNELVNNNAATPAQVLAAVDEARAILKAAGYNGPVLTVDTFVAVQEHPELCEKSEYCAINAHAFFDPHTSADGAGKWLSDTVQVVKSKLSGDKRVVVCETGWPTKGDSNGKAVPGLTQQGSALKAIREAFSEHPDDLILFSAFNDHWKKPEPATFHAEQYWGIGGKDSTSE
- a CDS encoding hypothetical protein (BUSCO:16159at5125), whose translation is MELDTLQAKLGDIIEQASVYFHKVPGSAVFLRYIKSSYQNDPVRSAIEAVLLLFFVRYLLSPSYSTHKQNYVKLREDEIEELIDDWQPEPLVEEQTAFEATETERLPVLVGPTGPKSKLANGRTVTNLASYNFYNFNGNDQIKEKAIQVLRTYGVGPCGPPQFYGTQDVHMKTETDIAAYLGTEGCIVYAQAFSTISSVIPSFCKRGDVIIADRNVNFSIRKGLEQSRSTIRWFEHNDMDDLQDVMKAVAKEQANAKKLTRRFVVTEGLFELSGDSIDLPRLVELKEKYKFRVILDETWSFGVLGRTGRGITEAQNVDPQQVDMIIGSLAGPLCAGGGFCAGPKDVVEHQRITSSAYTFSAALPAMLAVTASETLNLLQSNPDILSQSRDNIKAMKAQLDPRSDWIYCPSDPENPIMLLVLKPEVVAARKLELEDQERILCDCVEETLANGVLITRTKTRPYSHAVKPKDGAWFAQPALRICVTSALSKKDIEKAGVTIRHAITKVMTRKTSTKTV